The genomic DNA tgtgaggtgtgtgtgtgtgtgtgtgtgtgtgtgtgtgtatttttctatttaaattttccctgtgtttttgtatcattttttGGTTGGGAAAAACTGTGACATGTTTTCCTTGtttctttggtttgtttgtctcGTCTAAGCTATTCCGAATTTTTTGAAGCCTTCGACGAACTTCTACCCAACCGGATGTACCGGAATCGGCCCACCGGGCGGAGAGTGTGTggaaacaaatatttataaGCCAGTAAAAGCCCTGTGGGAGATTTTCGGTGCGGTAAGCATTAAGCATGCGAACACAAAACCTGGCGTCAAACGAAATTCCTTCATCCGACCGCATCTTGTCTGATACGCGGCTGCAATCTGTTGCATTACATCGCATTCTGGATGGGtctttgtttcctttttttgttgttgaactTATTATGTTTGTACAGAAAAGGCAGCCCGGGGGCTTGTGCATGGTGTAATGCAATTTTTATGCCCCTTTCCGACGTAGCTGACAACGGCTGCAGTAAAAGCCCGCGTCCAAACGCTGTTGCACGTTCCGTGTAGTTTTATTTGCTGTCAAACATTTCCATAATACCTCTAGCCATACGTATCGAGGCACCGCATCAGGAGTGCCAGATGGATTTGTACCGATCGCTACTTACCGATCGAAATGCACTTTACCGAACCCGGGGCTAGCCGAAAACGGGAACGGGCGGGAAAGCGATGGTTCGAGTTTTAAGTAAAGCTGACTCTGCCATTCCCAGCCGTTACCAGTCGCTGCACGAGATCATGGACTGGCAAAACTTTCTCAATAAAACTGCTCTTGAATTCCGTGATGAGGCAGATGGACGCGAGCGACTCCGCCCGGGCAAGCAAGTTTGACTGCTGCTCTTTTGCCTGCTAAGCATTCCCAGAAAGCATCATATATTAACAAAAGACATATTGgtctatttatttcttttgctAGCCGTTTGCTGGGTTAGAATTCGTAAGAATTGCTTTGAGCTCTTCCAGATGCCACGCCACCACAAACAGCATTTCATTTTGGTTCGGtttagtagttttttttttcgaatgctTCACTGTCACGAAatgttgtttgattgattcttATTCAttgagaaaaatgaaacaaattttgggaactttttaaatattagaaCAAGATGTTGGGCCTTTTACCGAGTATTGCCGAACAGGGGCACATGTGTATGTAGAATTCAGGGAGgaaagtgtttgtgtgaagcTTGAGTCCCGCCATAGTCAACATCGGACTGTTAACGATAAAGAAGCTTGATGTATAGGGTCTACTAGAAGACCAACTAGAGGAGTACAACAAGACCCTCGACGCAGAATGAGTCGTCCTCTGATAGATGTAAGAAGAGCATAACGAAGTCACTGAGACAGTCAATGATGAGCAATATCGGGCCATGGCCATATACGAACTTGACATGGATGACTATTCCAATGCACTCGAAAAGATGATAAGAATAATGTGGAAAAAATATACAACTTGgccaaatttaaattttgaattttgaaccATTTGAATCAAAACCTTTACATACTTTTAATTGGATTTGAcacaaaaacttcaaaacTATATTTAACATTAAATATTACAAACACTATATCTTTCCATCTACCcttattttgtgtttgtgctctgacacttatttttattaacaTAACACACAATAATCGaacattaaaacaattaaaagtaAACGCTAAAACAAACGTGAAATATGAGGCTGCGCACGAGACACGTCTATCCCGGAACCGAGATGAGCAGAGAGTGTAAGGATGCGCATGATCCTTACTCGTGAGACTCCCACGCTCTTAAAGCGCATCCACGATCGTCGCTAGAGCAAGACAGCCATATCCGCTACACATCGGATGCTGTCAGTTCCCAGACAGCACAGAGCGCATGGTAAGGCTATGTTCTAATCAGGATGCAACACCTTATACACTTGGTTTTGTCTATTTTAAAGTGAAGGTGCATAACCTAACATCAATCAAGAGGTACCATCGGTTAGGTATGTATCCTTCTTTTCTGATAATAATGGTCCTGAAGACACATAATAGCATGAGTAAATTTTACAGGGTTTCAAAAGGATAAAGAAAACGTATAATCCTATTGTGGAAGTTTGCAATTATGTAAAAGAATTTTACATACAGTAAGGGCaaaattgacaaaaaaaattcttaGAATAGATGGCTCTCTAGAAGCAATCATCGTTTTTCTAAAATTTTCAACTAAGTTTtacagaaaacaaaattaaggGAACTCAAtcatatttaaatttcattttaaagaatgttccaatttttaaagcattttttttgttcgttactgtaaataaaaaatcgttactgtaaatatttaaaatttaagatgttttaatttaatgaatCTTCAACGAATGAATGATTCGATCGTGGCCGAGGCGTCTTCACAcgataggaccggggttcaaatcccatcccgaccacgcctccccgtacgcagggctcaCTACTTTAtcaagggtaaaatcaagtcactgaaaaccagaaatggcaggccgagacctttcaaggttgttagtgtcaaggaagaagaagaaaagttgAATGAATATCATAACAGTTTTAACTTGTAACATTAAGTGCTGCTTCCAATATCGCATCCCTTTAATGTTGCatatttcttaatttttttcgtaaaatgtACCTCCCTAGCTTGGATCGATTCAACCCGGCTGACATTTACAGCCAAAGTGCACAAAGCTCGCCACACTGCACACAAGTAACTCTACTGCAAGCTGCTATATGTACTAACCGCCTGCCAGTATTAATATATTCATAACTACAACTTTCTCGCTCCCCGCCCCACCTCCCCTCCAAAATCTCAGGTTCCTCATGACCGTCCACCAGTCACAACTTTCTTCCCGTTCCTATGAGCGGAGATTATTCTATTCTGATGCCCTAGTCCCATCTGTGGGGTGGGACAACCGCATTCCATCACCAAACCGGGATTGGGTTATGCAGAAACCAGCCGGCCGGGGATAGTTTGTCACACTACCGGTgatgaattttaattatttctccCTTGCATAATAGGTGGTGGCACTTCCCATTCTGGCCGTCTGCCACCGTTGTCCGCGGCGTCGTAAACCCAAATGCACTACGAATTCAATTAACAAGAGatgcaacaaacacacacacacaccttcaccaGCTTTGAGtgaaaccccattttccgtaaAAGAACTAAAGccaaaacagagaaaaaaaacacagggcGGAACTAATGCCTATCCACCCGAATTGGAACAGGAAAGTGGCATCGAACAcaatctcacacacacacacacacacacagaccacTTTGTGGCAGGGGGATTGTGATGAATGCACGTAAAATGCTAAAGTTTTGCTATCAAAACTTGCCCATTGACGATTGTTTCGATTTAGTTATTATGCAACGATGCAACTCTCTGCACTGCCGGGAAATGGCGTCTCGTgtggctctgtgtgtgtgtgtgtgtgtgtgtgtgtgtgtgtgtgtgtgtgtgtgtgtgtgtgtgtgtgtgtgtgtgtgtgctgcgcCCTTTTGAGGTCAGTAAGTGGAGTTTTGGAAAACGATAAACTTACTTATCACTGGTTGGGGGATGGGATGGAAGCCAACATTTTGTGACATTGGATAGAAATTTTCCTGCTAACCAAGCCACCAAGTAAAGCTGCGTTAAAGTGCCAACAGATgtaataaaatggaaaacaagcaacaaaccCTTTAACAGTCGGACAGATGAGAGCCCGCTTAATGTAATGGACGAACAATATTTGATTTGCAGACCCAGCCAGTACAGTATTGACACGAATTAATCATATCGATCAGCGTTGAATTTTGAATACAAACCACAAAAAACTGCTACAAAATATGATTAACACACCGAACGGCGATTGGGGAGGAGTGCTAATCAAATCGATTATAATCAATGAATCATCATCGGGGCTGAAAGATTCGTTTAGCGAGAACCAATTGTTGCTATGCTAGGGCCGACCAAACTATTTATCCACcaacaagcaaacaagaagaaaCCGTCCAAATAggaacacacactcacacacaccaacacaaactAACCGTGAACACAATGCATTTTATTGCTCATCGACGCATACACTTTACACTTACACAAAACATAATGTTATTTAATGCTGCTATTGTGATAATTAAAACCAACGGATGCGGGCactccgtccgtccgtccttcCTTACATCCtcggcacgcacgcacgattTACGCAAGTATGAACCAAACATTAACCCAAAACGCGCCACGATCCTTTAGAACAGAGATTTTCCCTCCATCATGCACTTGACACAGTAGTGCGTAAACTGTGCTCCTTTCAGCAGGAAATCGGACACAACCTGTGGAACAAGCGGAACAAGAACGATAAGGTTGGTTTGCATTGGGGATGGTTTTGATCGTGTTTTTTAAGGTACTTACCGCTATATCAGGCACGCATACCGTGAGCGGATGGACGACCACATACCAGCCGGCGCAAAAGAACGCCACGAAGAAGCCGACCACTAACAGCACGATTAGCCAGATGATGGACCACAGAACGTTTGCCATGCTGTTGGGAAGAGACCGCGAAGGATGGTGGATTTTATCATTACAAAAGCTATTCAAAAATGTTAAAACTTTTGctaaaaaggaataaaatacaCAAATTTTTCTTCTAAATAATAAAGTTTACGCCACTGTGTTAATCTACAGTGGTGGATAAAACAATAAGGGTCTCATCTCTATTTCCGGGTTCAAAAATTACTGCTTTTATATAATTGTATTAATCGTTTTGAAATGGTGGAAACTTTATCAGCAACATCCTAACTTTCTTTTGCAATTTTGTGTACGTTTAGAAATAACTGATTCATTGTGTTAGAACCGAGAAAACCTGACAAAAAATAGGTTGGGAGCTGatgatgaaaataataaaacacaattggttaaatttaatttattggtGAATTAGAAAACAAGACCTCAAGGGGCTGTCCGGTggtgaggcgacaacggcgccatCATACGGCAgaatcggggttcaaatcccatctggaccgttcccccgtagtgaagTCTGACCCTATAaatacgtggtatcattaagtcaagTCTAgtctagaaatggcaggcttgaACCaaggggtcgttaggccaaagaagaagaagaagaagatacaaGACCTCCTTACCATTCCccacaaaaaaatataattttatgaatattcttaTTTTGCAGTAGCACGTATTTTAACTCTGTTTTCATCGGAATGACAAAACAATTAATCggaatcatttttattttattgattcaTTGATTTACTGAGGTTTATTTTAAGATTTTAAGATCCTCAACTCAGTCTTAATGCAACGACAATTTGTTCAAAATGGGCACCGTAATCTCACTGCTACGCTATTGCAAACTAAGGTTGACTTATCGctttgtccatcactgtaaaTTCTTAGTTTTagcctttttctgttttttttttctttgtgatTTTGAGTAGTATActatttgaattgtttttgccCTTTATTTGGGAATAATtcgaaaattttcttcaataaaaaaattcaTCTTAGgccaatttttcattttcataacGCTTAAAAATTAGGATATTGTGCCAATTTTCATCGACTGAACTTGGGAAAACGATCGTTGCGTCAATCTGTCAATCGAGGAATCCATCTTGAATTTCTTTGGCCAATCCGGTTGAAATATGGCTTAAACACATATAAGACAATATGAAAAAATATGGCAAAATATAACCTCTCATCGAATTCAACATCAATAcaaaattgtttgattttttcaacTTTAGCTAGGGgtgttttaaaaaaagtttatttttaatcaatttcGTAAGGGAATTTTTAGGAGTTTtaagtgtgattttttcaaaCAACATTGCTAAAGAAAATATAGAAATGTTAAAAGTATGGCAATCCCTTACAAAGATCGGTCTTATTCTACCGCCCATCACTGTAGCTGAAATTTTAGTACATTTGAAAGAGAAGACCTCACTGCATGCGACCAAGAAGTAATTTAAAGCTTTAAATCTGTTCCACTGATCTATTGAGAAACCCACAGCACATTCGTTTCCCCCATAAAACCCGCTGAGTAGAACGTCGATGTCAACGgtcattttaaaaatactcGCATTCAAACATGTTGCAAGACGCAGCAAGATAGGAGCGGATTAAGAGCATTCGTGGTTCTAATTCATTCTCGTAAAATACACCTCTAGTAAACAACGGCCAAACTCGGAATGATCACAAAccaccaaccacacacacacacacccctgCAACACACTGGAAGCTGCCGATCCCTCACTTATATTTTCTTGAACAAATTTGTTCtcaacccaacaaaaaaaaagatgtacACCAAGCTATTTTTGTACTCGGCCATCGAAGAAAAGGACGGCATCGATTCAAGcatatggtttttgtttgttttaatgcgAGTTGGAAAAATGCTACCGTGCGCGGGACACTAGGCAAGTTGCGCCAGTATGGTTTGCTTCATACTGCAGATGCAGATGAATTAACGGTCCGCGGAGaaactattttaaatacaacaaTGCTACTAAGTGCAGAAGCGCGctcgttccattcgcatcgGGATGGGGACCTGTTGAAGGGGAAACGGCGAGCAGAGTGCCCATTAGAGgcgggaaaaaaataaacgggatgttgcgaacgcgacaaaataaaattgagctaaactgacaggcatgcaagagttagatgagaaactttaaataactaaatatcttcgTTAAGGATAAAATTCTCACCGAAAAACAACCTTGAATCACAGAAAGACCCCATACCgtaagaaagacgaaattatggtaacatgtcagggtatgtcataaaatatctcgaaaaagggacaatatccagacatatgaaaattataaataaactcaacccatgtaataaaaacgaaagtgaagaacatgggccgaaaagggttaacactagaacacaatgcatacattgtcattgcgcgattaaaaacgatcaacgcgaagatcaaggcacggtcgtagggcagtgaaagaaagaccaatttgacgaatagaacaaacgacgcgcaggcaataggcaataggaaaataggcatacgcacttgaaccacagatgcgcgatgcattacccatggtcataaaacgatagggtaacaatcgccagatattgttacattacagacctcctacactagccgacgcctggcaggggtcaacgcatcagcataccgaattaggaaaaaggagatcgatgtaatgctgtttcatgttctttttcccacggaattttagtatataagacaggttttttgagaataaaaattgacttgtaatccaaacctcaacgaagaaacttgtgtttcattgtttgggtatcagtacagaatcgggaaagtttcacctttgccttccctccggaaattggttacgcactttggtgcctccccactccgtcggaagaattaggcgaaatcaagccaagcaagaaccacggttagatacttctcctggttatccaggaaaaaaggctaatcgtctgatcgagctacggcattcccgttgtccacgccgagttagtgtagtgcgagtccgccgctaaaaacttctcttggttatccaggaaaaaaggttagccgcctgattcaagcaactctgacaaggccaggaatctgcgcggagatctccgaatcgaccattccttcgcgtggtcggttcaacaacggttcgttatcgaactaacaaatggtggctccagagaggagttgttaatatccgcgcgcgttaacaactcattcgagcgaacttacgttcgtggtgtgatgtcgccaaaagaacagcctctaactgaacccgcaccaagcagtgcttcaaaaaggttcagactCAAATTCTGCgcttgtgaaaaataaagtgaattgcagcgagtgaaacggtttacaattaatacacgtaagaactacagtgctataagtgaaccgatcgagtgccgttgcgatcatatcaatgtgcacaagtgcagaacaaaatcggggagcatcagtgagtgccagtgcgtgatataagctttatataagcaataaacacggctccgaactaacccattccaaagggtaataaagttcttccaaagAGGTAGAACTAAAaggagtacgttattttactatttgagaacaatagtgttacaatacggctccggagtgaacgaaaaaagttcacatccgaaatAACCcgaaagaaactttaaatgtttagcgaagacgtctatgcttacgaaagaaatcgtgtttaacaatcagtacgtggacaaccgcggaataataagttaaccgagtgaatgacgtatcgatcgttttaaagtgctcgcgtttaaataattgaggacataaaataccagtgcataaaggaagcttatcagcaatAAGCACGTGGGAAAgagttctcgtaaggcgtatcttaacggagtaagtcagtgaCTATCGGCGCAGATggttttttagtacgactccggagtgaattatcagcgagatcgagaccacattaAACTACCGGGCACCGGGAAAGGTAACACCAAAAACGGTAAGTCaaactttcttattttatagctcagagtaggaattttaaagatccgccgacatgccttacaaatttaccacgaacacttccggcagttgccgattgtgcgtggcggaagacacttccgaagaaagcatgatttcatgctatgaatgtgataggtggtttcatttaacatgtgccaaactaacacgtaaaccaaagccggaagaatgctggctttgcgtaaaatgtcaaaagatagcatatgaacttaatagattgcccaagGAATCcgctagtaaggatacagaggctatgtttTCAAGACTATTGCttggtcaacaagaacaatcaaaagaacggttacaagaatttttaaaagctgtaacaactattgcgggcgacaaacaaggatcaccgcacatagaaacgctattgaaaagacaatcgcttatgcagttgccgagatttggaggggatcctgtagaatggccaaattttaagcaaacatttgatgatacaaatgaggagggaagattctctaatttagaaaatttaaaccgccttaaacaggccttatatggaccagccctcaaaagcgttcaacaattaatgctggattcttcaaacgtgccagaaataatgacacgcttgaagaactccttcgggagaacagatttagtgtatcttgaactacgtaataatctgtataaaatccgaggagattccaaaagcattgtcgtggaaatggtaaacgctttagaaaacctcattcaaacagtaaacttgatgagcgaaccggactacctgaaagatcacactctggtgttggagttgactgctaggctaccgcaccaaattcaggaaaaaagagcccagtacatggctgaagcggaatcaccgttaagggttcaaactttagataacctatgcgattggttgagacctttcgctaaaacggcaaacatgctaaaaacaatatccgcacatacccaacgtggaggcgttcatctccacgaacaaaaaatcccatacaaaggcTTTCAACAGCCAATCAAAaggggtaaggatttcgaacagaattcgaaagaagctagcaaatgcttaatatgcaataagctacatgaaacgatcaaatgttatgcattggtcaatgaggtaccatctgagcgaataaaaattgctcaaaataaaggtttatgtttaggttgcttgaaatctaacaatcatacaatacatgattgtagatccgctcaaatatgcgggataaatggatgcaccgataagcatcataaaatgcttcatgtacttcaaaatattgaaatcgcaggagtaaacaatcatcaagaactagaagcaacatcatcaacgcacttccaagtgttgccagttgaattaATAAACagcaatcacaaaataaaaacttatgcgcttttagaccctggttcatcctcaaccctattagaagaaaaagttgcgcgtcaacttaacctaaatggggaagtaaaaccgctccaattactatggacacaaggcaaacaaactgaacacgttaaaagccaaaacgtggaattaataatcaagggtccaactaaaaaaggttttcaactgaagaatgtgagaacggttaaagatttgaaattacctgttcaatctttagattatgatgatctaagcaaaaaatatcctcaccttgctaatcttccAGTTTCAGGATTCCAAAACATTCGACCCACTATAATGATAggcttgaataacaatcatttattgatggggtttaaacataaatatggtaaacccacagaaccaatagcaatgaggacaagattaggttggctaatttacggaaaaacaaccgaaagtcaagaggaatattccatgatagtacaagagaaagaaagttttcgtaaaccaattgttcgaattacgaaaatgtttatagggtagaaatgaatcatgatgaatttgtaatgaactctaattaatgcataagaataaaggacaattgaattcacactcgcaaagaaaccagacgtattacatctatcgctctacaatcacgatatcacaacCAGTAAAAtctctacattttggtccttcgaaccggatcgtgtgtcgtgacttgtatccttgtacaatagtgaattagggcactacgtgttaccaattctcatccagttttgtgcaagccagttccggttgtactaggcttacggtgtagtacaatcatcgccccgctatcaagggcacgaacattgagtatcctactctactgtaaaattcacgatacccatccatcgtgaattcctttcgaatcatcgcgtctgttcgtttcaacatccgtgtgtggtcactctgcatcaagagatcgaaacattcccacggagtgtgcatgtatgtatatgcgtgtgagtgtaactttcgtacatcgttagtgctgtgctcagtgatagaacaatattgtgaacaatcattatcacggaccttcctgccagccgattactagtgtgtttttgtgtcatccgtgctcgcgtgtgaaagtgaaccgcgttccgtcaacccagacttccgtgaacaatcgtccttctcatccgctttatatttcgataattgtgttagtggaagcgtcgctttatccaagcttcggtcgacaacctcatcaccatcgcgcgcctatttcatagcgtcatctcaccaccatcttgtaaagtaaaggtgttgttactactgcaaccgtgctaagtgaatcgcgtacttggacttgcgtacaattttgcatacaacaaagctttcagtgcgtatcgagtgcgaaatatttcatatttcactatggataaaaaaattaaaaatgtgctgttgaagaaaaggcaatccgaagcatatattgcgcgattagaggattttatgtcgaggtacgatgaaaatcaagtcgatgagttgtccacatgcctagaacagttggactcacatcataatagtttcataaacgcgatcgggaaactagaggaactagatgacaaagaagatactattgaagcgtgcatcaacgataggtgtgatatggacgaacgttatagaaagttgcgtggtttcttcctcaaacataaaccaatggagaaccatacagtgaacaattcattgctgctttcgagcaccgcagctctaaacagctcaagcacagtgaacattcgtcttcccaaagtcgagctaccgactttcgacggtgatgatacaaagtggttgactttcagagatcgatttgttgctatgatcgattcttcgcccgaaatcccaccgatcatgaagctgcagtacttgctcggtaccttgaaaggtgatgctgctcggccgttcgagcacacatcgttgacggctgacaactatgccgtaacgtggaagatgcttctgaaacgatacgacaacaaacgcatgttgtgtcgcgagtactaccggagactacatttccttccatcggtggacggaaccaacgtggatgacctggcctcactcgtggacgaattcacgagaaacgtgaatggacttcggaaactggatcaacccgtggattcttgggacgtgccgctgataaacatcttgttcttaaaactggactccgaatcactatgggcttgggaacgacactcgtcaacgtcgcctcaagataagtattcggaactaatcagttttttacaggacagagttcgcat from Anopheles stephensi strain Indian chromosome 2, UCI_ANSTEP_V1.0, whole genome shotgun sequence includes the following:
- the LOC118502540 gene encoding uncharacterized protein LOC118502540, with amino-acid sequence MANVLWSIIWLIVLLVVGFFVAFFCAGWYVVVHPLTVCVPDIAVVSDFLLKGAQFTHYCVKCMMEGKSLF